ttgtgggaactctcttctttaccggctccccatcaacatcacctggatcatctctcctgatcttataccgcaatgcgctacaaacaggacaagcttccaagttctcgtattcgccgcgatacaggatgcagtcgttaagacatgcgtgaatcttctgcacgtccaatccaagagggcaaaccatctttttagcttcgtatgttgttgacggcagttcattaccctcaggaagcatgttctttacaatctttaatagctcaccaaatcccttatcggtgacaccattagttgccttccatttcagcatctctagcgtggtacccaacttcttctgctccggtttgcaattagggaacaacggccttttgtgatcctccaacatcttctcaaactttaatgcctccttcacagtgtcactgtctttctgtgcatcaagcaacgcctgacctagctcgtcaggtggctcctcttgtgcaacatttgcttcaccctcgtccattggttcatcttgaaagccacctgcttcatgaacccatgcccaatctggaagattgttatcaccatcgtcatcttcttcattatcttccatcgtaactccaacttcgccgtgcttagtccaaaggctatagttactcatgaaaccattcaagaccaggtgattccatagagtttctcttttccggaattcctttttattttcgcaaacactgcatggacaacacattaaaccctttggcgacctatttgccattgctgccttgagaaaagaatctaaaccctgaatccacgcagaggtgctccggcttccgtgcatccattgccggtccatctgtacaaattaaaaaaaaaaatcatgctcatcTGTACTATGAATTTAGAAAAGTCTAAACGACTGATAATTTGAaacggaacggagggagtagctttGAGAGTGAAACTGTGAGAACCTCTCCAGAGGCAtatccaaggtttggaaattctaaaaaaaatCAGACATATACAATAGGAGCTTGCAAAATTTTATGATCAAACTCAATCTCATTTTTGAGATATGAAAATCAGCAGATGGaatcactattttctttatctagaaaTTTTATGGGGAAAAAacccaaaaatcatgaaaatgtATCGAAAAGTCAAGAATGAAGTAAACATCATGTTCTTAGTCATGCTTTTACTGCAATGACGCTGAAAGATTGGCAGGGGGTAGTACAAAGATAGAATACCAATGGATCAAGGAAAACAGTTCATTTATTAGGAGACAATATAAATTGAGAGGCTTATCTATCAGAAGTTCAGAACATCACTGGTTAAAAGAAAGTTCAAATGCAAATGGATAAGATCTTAAGAGCATAAGAAGAAAACATCAAaattttgtttttttgataCAGTCGCTATCAATGCTACAAAGTATACCTGGAGTAGAACTTAAAACTCCCTGAAGAAGATGATACTAGCAATAGCTGCACAGGCCACAAGTCAAACATCATCAAATTACTAGCTAGAAGCCTAAAAATTTTATGGCTTATGAGAATTTGAGTGACAATTTGGTAAGTAAATCTGTACTGAGATATAGCCAAAATCATGATGAATAGTTAACCATCAAAAACATAACATCGTACAATAATTTCAGAGCATGTTTTATTTCAAAAGGTTGAACAATCAGATGCTATGTACCTGACCAATAGTTAATAATTTTGTATTGTGGCATCCAAATAGATCAATAAAGAAATCTCATCCGAACTCAAGGTACCCAGATATCAACAATGTTTTTTTATTAACAGTAAAGGAAATGTGATAGTATAAACTTTAATCCAGTTCAAACCACGATACTAAGGTTAGATATCAAATGGTAGAATGGTAGGTCTGTTTGTACAACAAACAAGAGTAATTCCTAAATCCAACTTGCACAGGAAACTGGAAGTACGAAGTTTTCAAATTTATCAATGTTATGCTTTACCAATATTCTCATTACTACTAAATTAACCTAAAATATTCTCATTTTTCCTCAACATtaaaatcactattttctttatctagaaagcatgaaacaaagaataaacaccgtgaaagaagagtggaagaagatactaacctttggtgcacttggatgggtgaaatcctcacaaatttggggaaaaatgggcagcaccttCCCTGTAACACGCCATGGGAGTGAGAAGAGCTCGGTTGAAGGCTGGGGAAGAAGGAGTGccaaatgaaatggagggctgGGTTTGGAGTGGCCGGTATATacggggcaagttagtgccggctagtggctttagccggcactaactgtgtacgtttagtgccggctagggcagacagccggcactaacttgtaattgaccacgttagtgccggctagatatgccgaccggcactaacgtgcgtttTGACCGTTGTGGCATTTGGGGGGTATGGCACGTTAAtgccggctggtatttctagccggcactaacgtgcccacctgacactgttgaggcacgttagtgccggctcgtccttgaccggcactaacgtgctggtACCTATAGACCGTTTTCCAGTAGTGTGGTTATTGCATCAACAAATGGTGTTCTGTTTCAGAATATGTGTACTGTGCCACCGGTAGAAACACCGACGACCCGGCACAAGCATAACACCGACCACCCCAGCCGCCAGAAGCCCAGAAGGGTAGAAAAACTTACTGGATTCACGCCGTCATGGAACGACGCCACCGGTAAAGTCATTGGAGTTTGATCAATACAAAATTTGCAAAAGCGCCCACAGCAGCACAAAATTATGAGGTCAAGAAAAAAGACCCAACCTTCCTGAATCATCTAGGAGTATATACCCTCTAGTCTTGTTTCCAACTTTAATTTTGGATCAATCGAACCCTTCACTCTTGAAAGCAATATTCGCGGTATCCTTCAGCCGGAAAAATTGAGATTCGTAATTTGTTATTTTCCTGATTTTCATAGTATAATTCAAAAGGAAAAGATTCTGATGCATGTTGTAATATACAATGGGGTGGGATGTCGACAATATGAATGTACCTCCATTATCTTTGCCTTATGGTTCCTGTAACCCTGAGATAGAACAAAAAAAATTTGGGTATCAGGGAAAGATGCATGATTATGTTCCACCAGTTCTTGCTTGCTGCATGGTTCGATGCATAACTCATGCTAAAGTTTGCTCATAATAAATTGCTAATAACATACTTGTATGTGGAAAAAAAAGATAAATTGTCCTAGGGAGTAAATTGAAGCAAAAAATAGTTAAAGGGATTATCCGCACAATGTCTATACCTGAGGGTAATAATTTGGACTTTGCTGAATGAACCACACACCCAAGGGGGAAGTAAATGGTTTCAGTTAGTTCAAGGTGTAGAACGTCTGGTTTCATAGGTCAAGGTGTGAAGTAGACGACCAAATGAGGTTATATAGACTTTTTCCGATAGTATTTTAGACAATACTCTCGGATAGGACGAATCTATGCCCTCGTAAAATATTTTTTGGTCAGTCACATGAATGTATATTGGTTGGGAACCAAACTAACCAAGCTATACACTCATATCCCCAGCGCCCCACAAGGGTAGCCAGTGGATACGGCGTCAGACTATTATCGACGAGTTCACTTGAATTTGAGCCTGATATGTCGTGTAGCAGGGGAGACGACTCGAGAGATATTTCAGGCCGcatcatatatatatagccaatgGTAATTGTATTCACTTTCATTTGATTCATTTTAGAAAATGATATATggcactatatatatatatatatgggtCCAACCAATCACAGCATAACCATGACAGGTGGTCTTGCCGATACTCTCTATTCTAGTTTCCAACTTTCGGATCCATCAAACCCTTCATTCTTGAAAGTAACATTGGTATCCTTCAGCTGGAAAAATTGAGATTCGTAATTTGTTATTTTCTTGATTTTCATAGTATAATTAGAAAAGGAAAGGCTCTGATGCATTGCACGTTATAATATACAACGGGATAGATGTGGACAATACCTTCATCATCTCTGCCTTATGGTTCCTGTAACCCTGAAATAGAATAAAACAATTTGGGGTATCAGTGAAAGATATGTATGATTGTTCTTGCTTGCTGCATGGTTTGATGCATAACTCATGCTAAAATTTGCTCGTAAAAAATTGCTATAACATACACTATGCGTCCCATATATATAGTCACAAAAAGTGAACAACGGAGCCAAGTTACTGTGGTTCCATTTCCCTCCATAGCGATGGTGGTAGTCATGGAATTCTGCACCTCCGTAGAACGGGATAAGCTTGGTGGGGCTGAATGGGAAACTGAACCTGCAATTTAAACAATTTCACCGGGATCACTGCTCCAATTTGGTCTAGAACAGAAAGCTTCGCAACCTAGGAAGAAAAATGCAGCGATGTCATCTACCCGCAGTGAATCTCGACACCCACGGCGCCGCGGATGGCAAACCAAAGCCAGCAGGTGGTTATGTGGCACGGTACGATGGCTATGCTGACGAAGGCGGCGAAGCCCAGCACGAGCGACTCGGACCAGTGCGCGTGTGCCGCGGCGAATCCCATGGGAGCTCTGAACTCGTGGTGGACGTAGTGGATCTTGTCGTAGAACCACTCGCTGTGCAGACAGCGGTGGAACCAGTAGCCCAGGTAGTCTTCCATGAGCATGTACGCCAAGAGCtgcgccgccacctcccccgCCGACGGAAGCGGCAGCCCTGTCCTGATCCCCGAGATCTGATCGACCACATACAGTCACAAGTAAAGAGTTGGATAAAAAAGTTTAACAGCATGCTGGCAAAAGATTTGTATGTGTGTGTACATGCATCATGGACCTTAACGACAGGGTAGGGGATGAGCAGGAGGGGACCGAAGGTGAGGAGCAACAAGACGCACGCTGTGTCCGTGTAGCAGCGGAGGAAGGCAACCAGCGACAGCCGCACCCTGGGCTGAAGCTTGTAGGGCGCGGTCAGTTTCGCCGGCGTGCAGAGCTCGAGCagggcgagcggcagcggcgtgAGCGTGTAGCAGGCGAAGAGGATGACGAAGTTGTGGAAGCAGAGGCAGTAGTCCGGCGTCGACGCCGAGTACCGGAACCACGCGGCCTCCGCAAACGTCAGGGATCGGCCGAGCGCCGCCTCGGTCGCCTCCACCGTCGCGAACGGGATCATCTTAGTACCAGACACAGGATGGAGATGCCTGAGTACGCTTAGTTCTGGATTAGTGTGGAAGATAGAGATGCCATGGCTGGCTGTGTTGGGTCTGTTCTTTATAGCGGATGAGTTGCTCGCTGACATAATCTCCAGAGGCAGGCGCGAGCGTCACATCACAGAAAGGGCCATGTGGGACGCTGGTGGCGCATGTTGAGTGTGGCAAGAGGGGTGGGTGGAGGCGGCTCCAGTTTTTGAGGCAGTTTATTTTTCAGCTACGTCATTGAGTTATATAGGCTAGCTACTTCAAGCCTAGTAAAGCCAATCTTATAGTTTTTCCACCTATATTATATTTGCAGTACTGATATCGTCAATACTAAACAAGATTAAATGAGGACAAATTTAGACGAAATTATATTCGGACCAAATGCTGACGAAATTATTTCCTTAACGATATAATTACTGTAGTGGACATTTTTTTATGTATTGCCAGTCAATGATGTCTGTTCTGACGTGTCCAGTTTTGTTCTTATCAGAGCAGCAGATTTTTTATGCACGCATCCGTACGAATTGAAAAGAAATGGTATATGATTAGTGTGTAAGTGCGCAGGCGGCAGGTCAACTGCTATTGCTTGTCTCATCAGTATTTTTCCCTCACGGTTCATTAAAATCTTCAGATCTTGCGTTAATCGTTTTTATTGTACAGACTACCGAGTTGTTACCCGCCTCGGTTGTCGTTACCGCACGCACTCCCCGTTCACGAATCGAGATTCACGCCGCTGTTTCTGCCTGATGCCCCTCCGCTCCCGCCTCTTTGACGCGTCGCCACCTGCCACCAGGCCCACGCGCCATGCTGCCCCGCTCCACCATGCGCCAAGCTGCCCCGCGCCACCACGCGCCGAAGCCGGAGGAGGCGGAGTGGAGGAGATGCTTCAAGACCAGCGGCGCTACCTCGGCGCGCAGGAGGGGAAACCCGGCCGGGAGCGCTTGCGCTGCAGACAGCTCTCGCAATCGTACTGACGCGCCGCTTCTAGCTGAAATTTTTTTGTCGGAGTAAGTTGCGGTCTGATTTAGTAATTTCATCGATTTGTTATCTGCTTGGATTTGATTTGGGTCTGTTAGATCTCGTGGTCTATTACTCTCCCATTTGTGCTCGATAACTGTAAAATTGTGGATTGGTAGTCTATTACTTTCCACTTTGTGACTATAACAAATACCAACGGTTATATGAGCACCTTCCACTATCTCGGTATAATGGTCATTAGAAAAAAGAGCTATTTATTTGTAACGGGAGGGAGTAGATCGCAAAGTAATTACTTTTTGGGCAGTTCTTTAATGCACCGTAAGTCTGCACTAAGGGCAATTTCCAACCCATAATATCCATAAGTAGTGTCTATATTGCCATATCATCAACAAACTATATTAGGAACTGCACTCTACAATACATGATATCATAGTGTGATTTTCTATTAAACTCACTCTCTCTTCTCCATCTATTATATTTGTTCTCCATTTATTATGAAAACACCAGCCCACTCTCAATGCACAACTATCATATTTGTTCTCCATTTATTACGAAGACACCACCCCACTCCCAATGCACAACTTAGTAGTGTCTAGCGCATAATTTTTTGTGTTGACACTGGGTTTTGCATAGGACCCGGTTTCTTCATCTCTCTACTCTCTCTCATTTATTATGGTATCACGTAACCTAAAAGTCCTATGTAGTGGTATATTTAATGCTATGGGCACCATCCTACATGGTGGGTTGGGAATACCCTAATATGACCAGTTTTGTTCGTATTTGATTCACAAAATATTAATAGGATATTTCCTCCATTTTCTTTCTCCTTATATAATATTTTGTCAAGCTAAAATATTGCATGAACCAATACTATATAAAGTTTTGCATGAACCTATACTATATGCTTTTTTTATTTATGGAGTTGTGTTTCTTGGCACCTTAAGTGTGTTTCCTATCTCAAATGTGCTCAAACCAAATTCAGGGGACATGTGGAATTACATTATTCTAAACATATAAGAAATATCAGTTCTACTTTATTTCATGGATAATTGGATGGGTGAAATTTGTACTTAACGACCCTCAACAAGATCCCCAAGCTTGCCCTTTGCTTGTCCGGAGCAAAGTCGGGCTTAGGTTGTTAATCAAAAGTTGCTACGATGTGCCTACTCCTGCCTTGTGCCATACCCTACAACAAAGATACTCTTCCTCAATCCGAATATGTTGGCACTTATCACCCTACCTTTATTACCTTAGTCCTTTACGGGACTTTTGGTTTCTCCTTATCTTGGGCTATTGAGAGTCATAACGGCTTATAGAGCACTACTCACCCATTCCTTATTCAACTTTCTATCCGAAGGTTTTCATTTCAATTTTTACAATCATGACTAGGTTTCTCGAATGATTCTCTCGAATCGTCAGTGTGTATGAATCCTCACCATGGTATTTTCTTGCCTCTTTCCATACTACTTCTACTAAAAGCATCCGTGGGGCTCAAGGTAGGGAAAAAGTAAGGCACACCTGCATCTCATATTTTGCAAAATGAAAGAGTAGATACTAGAAGAAACAAGTCATTCAACCATGATCAAGATATGCATGGGTGTGGGTGAATGGATGGTGGTATGGATACTCCTTTTGTATGATCCCTCTCTCGTTTTTATTTTCTTTCGATATGGTTAcccttttctctttcttctctcttttttatttttatcatGCCTTTAAGCatgtatttttttctttttcatagCCATGTCTCTTGCAAGGATACTTGGAAAGAGATTATTAAACATATGTAGTATTTATTTGGTGGATGGATGGAATGTTGGTAATTCCTAATGTGGGAGTTTAGTATATGGAGGTGGAGTGTACAAGATCTTGATTATGAAGGTACAAACAGTATCTCAATAGTGTCACAACAATTTGATAAAGCTCAATAAAATGACGAGTATGTATAGGATTTTCAATGTGTAAACATGTGGCTCTGGTGGGACTTAGCATCATTGAGGAGCTTGTCATTTTTCTTGTTTTGAAAATAAATCTCCGGATATCTTGTCTCACTTGGAACAAGATTATAGAAGCTCTATTCACCATATCTAAAAATCACAACGGCTTAGACTTGGATCACGCACTTAAAATCCACAAGATTTTAGGTTCAATGATAAAGCTCTAAAGCCAACAAACTCAAAACTTGGGAGAACACTAAGCTATAAACTAGACACAAAATAGGAATGATGATAGGGCAACTATTCATCATTTCAACTCAGGAGAAACTACACATTCTTATCGTGCATAAGAAAAAGCAAAACTTTTTGTTTTCTTAATATTTTCTATTGAAAGCAGTAAAGATATATGTTACCTGGGTGGAGGTCCTCCCCCAAGCTTGCTCTTCATTTAGGTCCAATGAGGAGGCCCCTTTCCTTGCCTTGTTTAGCTTGGTGTCAGTGCGTCTGTTCCTCGAGAGGAGGCTGAGGATGACTGCGACTTCTTCACCTACCACATCTTCTTGGTTTTCTTTGGTTTTACTGGTGTGGTTAGTGGATCCTTGGACTTTGGAGCTTGAGGTTTAACCCTATACTCCGGCCACTTAATCCTTCTTTGATCTTTTTCATGAATTTCTTCATGTAGGTAATGAGACTGTCCTCTTTGGGGGTGTCACCTCAACTTCCCTAATTTTCTGAGGATTAGGCCAATATTTGATCCTGACCATTGAATATTGTTCCCTCCTCAAATGGAAGTCAAACTTCTCATCCTTGCCATTGATTTGAAGCCGAATTTCTTTAGCTCCAACATCGATGCGTGCATCCATAGTGCTGAGGAATGGCTGCTCAAGGATGAGGGTTGTCTCCTTGTGGTCATCCATGTCCAGTACCACGAAGTCGATAGGGACGAAGCAATCACGTATCCTCGCTGGGATATCTTTAGCAATCCTTGTCGGGTACCGGGCTGAGGAATCGGCCAGTTGTAACTGCATCGGTGTCGGAGTTAGGGTTCTGTAGCTCAACTAATCAAAGACTGCCTTGGGCATGACGCTGACATTGGCACCAAGATCACATGGGGCTTGGTCAAAGTTTTGTGTCCCTGTTGAGCAACTGATAGTGGGACACCCTAGATCCTTCATCTTCTTAGGAAGCTGTTGGACTATAGCCCCGCTACTGCTACACTCTGTGGGCTTGATCACCTCTGTAGTGGGCAACGACCGCTTGTTGCTGAGGATATCCTTCATATAGTGAGCATAAGTTGGTACTTGCATCGCTTCCAGCAAGGGCACGTTGATGTTGATCTTTTGGATTATCTCAACGAAATGGCTGAACTACTCATCTATTGCCAGCTTCCTATTGTGACGGGGAAATGAAAACAACTAGGTGTCATAGAACTCATGAGGGGCAATTTTTCCATTGTGCACCTTGTCGGTGTTATCGGTGCTGGGCGGTTCTTCCGCCTTCTTACTTTCCTTCTCTCTACTAGCATGGTTAGGATATGGTGGATAATAAATGGTCTTACCCCCTCTCATCGTCATCGTATTAATATTTTCCAGGGAATGTTCCTGTTGCCTCAGGATCTTTCCTATCTAAGTAGTTGGGACAGCGGCAGCCAACTAAGCTAACTAGGTTTCTAGCATCTTGTTAAAACTTAGTTGATTCTTAATGACAGAAGAGAGGCCATCCATCTTAGCATGGATGGTCTCTAGAGACTTGTCGTTGGCAGCAAGCTTCTTAGTCAACAACTCATTTGTCTTGTTGGCAGCAAGCTTCTTAGTCAACGACTCATTTATCTTGGCATGGCCAAAGACAAGATCTCTTATGGAGGGCTGGTTTCAATTGAACAAGTTGGAGTTACCATTACCTCCATGGTAGTAGGGGCGCGACTGATTCCACCCTTGACCTCCTTGCGGACGGAACCTGTTGTTGTTTTTGTCATTTTTGTTATTGTTGTTGTACATGACATCTGTATAGGTTTCGAAGCAGACAATCCATGAATGTCTGGTGTTCCCATAGACCTCACAAGTTATGTGAATGTCTAAGGCCTAGATTGTTTGCATTAGGGCCTTGTCCTGAGGACGATCGGCCAATCACTTCAATCACTTCAGGAGGAGGTCAATCCAGGCCAACTGCCTCTGGCCACCGCCTTTGGCAGGGTGGCTGCCAGGTGGGCCCTCTTGTCCATGATCAGTGCCCTGCGTAGTTTCTTGTCGGTTTGAGTGAGTTGTGGGCCGTTTAATCCTTGTGAGGCTTAGGTGGCAACTCTTGATTGGTTGGAGTTGTGTTTCTTGCCACCTTGAGTGTGTTTCCTCTCTTAAATGTGCTCAAACCTCTGCATGTCAATAAAATTCAGGGGACATATGGAACATCATTATTCTAAACTAGTATGCGTGCAAGAAATGTTAGTTCTCCTTTAGTTTCTGGATAAGCTGACGAGTGAAATTGGTACTTAACGACCGTAAACAACCGTCTTGCCACAACTTCATTAGATCATCCACCAATGGTTCCAAATACACATCAATATCATTTTTAGGTTGTTTTAGCTGTTAGATTAGTAACGACATCATGATGTAGGTCTGCTTCATACATAGCCAAGGAGGGAGATTGTATATGCAAAGGGTGGTCACAGGCCAAGTATTGTGTTTGCTGCTCACCATGTTAAAAGGACACATCCTATCCGTACTCAAACCGAACCTTACGTTTCTAATCTCCTTTGCAAATGTTTTCTTGTACTTGTAATTGATAGCTCTCCACTATGAACCATCTACTGGGTGTATGAGATTTCTATCTATGAGTCACTCTTTGGCATGCCACCTCCTTGGCTTGGTTGTCCTCAGATTTGCAAACAACCGCTTCAAATGTGGAATAATAGGAAAATACCACACAACCTTGAGAGGAGGTTATGTATTGCGATTATCTTTTGTTGATGTAGCTGAGTTTGGACACTTGTACTGCAAAGCTGAGCACATTGGACAGGCATCCAAGTCTTTAAGTTTGCTGCGATACACGATGCAATCATTGGTGCAAGCATTGATTTTTTTATTACTTCGCAAAGACTGCGAAACTTAGAATGATAATGATAGCGAGCAGTTGGTAAATCGACAGCCCAGTTAATATTGATCTCTCATATAGTAGCAAAATATCCCATATATAGTAACCATCGATAATCCAATTGCTTGTATGCCCGTCCTTTTGGAAAAGGCACAATGCTTTTGCTAGCTTCTGataatatgtgcgcatgtatTGCCTTGCACTCACATTTGTTTGACAGAAATATAACTGCAGGTCTCATAATTATGCATGTATTACTGCAGTTATCAATTTCTTTTAAATCTTACAAGGCTGCATCATTCCCATCTCATGCTGGTTTTTATAGATTTTATAATTTGCCATTATTTATCAAGTTCTTGTAAGACTGTATCGTTTGATCTCTTGCTAATTATTAATAAATTTCACAATTTATCCCATCTTTATTAGATCTATGGGCTTTATCCTCAGCATAAGTTGCTTTATCACATTCTCAATAGCCGATTGAGATCTAATCCTGATGCTTTTATAAGTTCCATTAAGTATTTTCCTCGTTATATCTAGATTATCGGCTACTCCTGTTTAATCCTAGTGTCATAGAACAATATTTCATATCGTTACAAAATGTGGATGCAGGGCTAGGTAGGggaataagaaaaaaaaagtatGGAGTCCTTGGCCAGAAAAAAGGCCAAAAGAAGAAAAAACGTAG
Above is a genomic segment from Panicum hallii strain FIL2 chromosome 8, PHallii_v3.1, whole genome shotgun sequence containing:
- the LOC112902836 gene encoding methylsterol monooxygenase 1-1-like is translated as MIPFATVEATEAALGRSLTFAEAAWFRYSASTPDYCLCFHNFVILFACYTLTPLPLALLELCTPAKLTAPYKLQPRVRLSLVAFLRCYTDTACVLLLLTFGPLLLIPYPVVKISGIRTGLPLPSAGEVAAQLLAYMLMEDYLGYWFHRCLHSEWFYDKIHYVHHEFRAPMGFAAAHAHWSESLVLGFAAFVSIAIVPCHITTCWLWFAIRGAVGVEIHCGFSFPFSPTKLIPFYGGAEFHDYHHRYGGKWNHSNLAPLFTFCDYIYGTHSGYRNHKAEMMKLKDTNVTFKNEGFDGSESWKLE